The proteins below are encoded in one region of Drosophila santomea strain STO CAGO 1482 chromosome 3R, Prin_Dsan_1.1, whole genome shotgun sequence:
- the LOC120453884 gene encoding uncharacterized protein LOC120453884 — MENFSLQQLIDLQNIQKELNSNKDTYLKTYRQVLKKKFRSELNNLVRADFNIVKSELKVPQLPPLPAEDENTTSAVQFSDIVKDYEFTKDCLSLM, encoded by the exons ATGGAAA ACTTTTCGCTGCAGCAGTTGATCGACCTGCAAAATATCCAGAAGGAACTAAATAGCAACAAAGACACGTACCTAAAAACCTACCGCCAAGTACTGAAGAAAAAATTTAGATCAGAACTGAACAATTTG GTCCGTGCTGATTTTAATATAGTCAAATCAGAGTTGAAGGTTCCACAATTACCTCCACTCCCTGCAGAAGATGAAAACACAACATCCGCGGTACAG TTCAGCGATATTGTCAAGGACTACGAATTCACTAAGGACTGCTTGTCCTTGATGTAG
- the LOC120453882 gene encoding uncharacterized protein LOC120453882, with protein sequence MEPKVTIHRYYSRKAKYEGSLEADLELCIKHCGGDVVRIELVNQLHGMQLQRKLRQMLLLGFLAIAYFVGICGFDNRNISFLHPRILYPLALCASVANLLIRSTLNLVQAERLFYSWDMALQMETVRSFGRKSVLCVQRGHIENIVLNEVIENLDVKYILILRTKGSQFIKRPIIPLFNSQSPPFECMLHACGVLHRYWLNSTKDRSEQSYIKDKQSLVNS encoded by the exons ATGGAGCCCAAAGTGACGATCCACAGATATTATAGCCGGAAAGCGAAATATGAAGGATCCTTGGAAGCGGATTTGGAACTGTGCATCAAGCACTGCGGCGGCGACGTGGTTCGCATAGAACTGGTGAACCAGCTGCATGGAATGCAACTGCAGCGCAAGCTGCGTCAAATGCTACTGCTTGGGTTCCTAGCTATCGCATACTTTGTCGGGATCTGCGGATTTGATAACAGGAATATTAGTTTCCTGCACCCGCGCATCCTGTACCCACTAGCACTATGTGCTTCCGTAGCCAACCTGCTAATCCGTTCCACTCTGAACCTGGTGCAGGCAGAGCGGTTGTTCTATAGCTGGGACATGGCACTTCAAATGGAGACGGTTCGCTCCTTCGGCAGGAAATCGGTCCTCTGCGTCCAGCGGGGACACATCGAGAACATAGTGCTAAACGAAGTCATTGAAAAT CTGGACGTAAAGTACATCCTAATATTACGTACAAAAGGAAGTCAATTCATTAAGCGGCCTATAATACCCCTATTCAAT AGTCAATCCCCCCCATTTGAGTGCATGCTGCACGCATGTGGCGTGCTGCATAGATATTGGCTGAACAGCACCAAAGACCGATCAGAGCAGTCCTACATCAAGGACAAGCAGTCCTTAGTGAATTCGTAG